One Coleofasciculus chthonoplastes PCC 7420 genomic region harbors:
- a CDS encoding 1-acyl-sn-glycerol-3-phosphate acyltransferase, giving the protein MPNSPTCPYEFSWFDWFCLWYPPGWLILFNRHWQHYHHDPAGWKWLEYGLFLMPGGFYLALLSRWLRLGCRSPHREIEEFYPDYQQVFCDEILDPIMTHYFRAELHLQDNLPPSQSLIVAMNHGGMCFPWDFLGLGYLLRKTEGWVVQPLANVVLFEHPWMIWWLPPAWSKALGGVQAQRDDFEDAVMHKTILLYAPEGVRGPGKGWSKRYQLQTFHPSFIQLSNRYRMPILPVVCLGSEFLHPWAWNVKALAKRVNLPFFPVSPLMIAFVLFPSMGVWAMRTQLRYYLQAFEQPEIEVTSGSNVRSQVYQQAQRLRDKLQHQINQRLSRH; this is encoded by the coding sequence ATGCCAAATTCCCCAACTTGTCCCTATGAATTTAGCTGGTTTGATTGGTTTTGCCTCTGGTATCCTCCAGGTTGGCTGATTTTGTTCAACCGCCATTGGCAGCATTATCATCATGATCCGGCGGGGTGGAAGTGGCTGGAGTATGGATTATTTCTAATGCCTGGAGGATTTTATTTAGCATTACTAAGCCGGTGGTTGCGTTTGGGTTGCCGTTCACCTCACAGAGAAATCGAAGAATTTTATCCCGATTATCAACAAGTATTCTGCGATGAAATTCTCGACCCAATCATGACCCATTATTTTCGGGCTGAATTACACCTTCAGGATAATTTGCCGCCAAGTCAGTCCTTAATTGTGGCGATGAACCATGGGGGAATGTGTTTTCCCTGGGACTTTTTAGGGTTAGGATATTTATTGAGAAAAACTGAAGGATGGGTGGTGCAACCCTTAGCCAATGTGGTTTTATTTGAACATCCCTGGATGATTTGGTGGTTACCGCCTGCATGGTCAAAAGCGTTAGGGGGAGTACAGGCGCAACGCGATGACTTTGAAGATGCCGTGATGCACAAAACGATTTTGCTCTATGCTCCCGAAGGAGTACGCGGTCCTGGGAAAGGTTGGTCAAAACGCTATCAATTGCAAACCTTTCATCCCAGCTTTATCCAGTTGAGCAATCGCTACCGTATGCCAATTTTACCAGTCGTGTGCCTGGGCAGTGAATTCTTGCATCCATGGGCATGGAATGTTAAAGCATTGGCAAAGCGAGTGAATTTGCCCTTTTTTCCGGTATCGCCATTGATGATTGCCTTTGTGCTGTTCCCATCCATGGGGGTTTGGGCGATGAGAACGCAACTGCGCTATTATCTTCAAGCGTTTGAGCAACCTGAGATAGAGGTCACATCAGGTTCTAATGTGCGATCGCAAGTTTACCAACAAGCGCAACGATTGCGCGATAAACTACAGCATCAGATTAATCAGCGGCTGTCCCGTCATTAG
- a CDS encoding phage tail protein → MTTPLIGQIAMVAFDFAPDGWYLCDGTLHDIISDENDILASILAGKYNQPGDPTQGTFRVPDLRGRVPLGINPMAGNSDNDRNSYGLGDKSGSEQVELTQANLPEIQMKLKATNADSNETSPSGSALLSKPRSSIYATGATNFVEMDCISSSIGSSENNAHNNLQPYLAINFIIAYQGIDPRS, encoded by the coding sequence ATGACAACACCCTTGATCGGTCAAATTGCCATGGTTGCTTTTGATTTTGCCCCCGATGGTTGGTATCTTTGCGATGGTACACTACATGACATAATAAGTGACGAAAACGACATTCTGGCTTCAATCTTGGCAGGAAAGTACAATCAGCCTGGTGATCCAACACAAGGTACTTTTCGTGTTCCTGATTTGAGAGGTCGCGTTCCTCTGGGGATAAACCCGATGGCAGGAAATAGTGATAATGATCGCAACTCCTATGGCTTGGGTGATAAAAGTGGATCAGAGCAGGTTGAATTAACTCAAGCGAACTTACCAGAAATTCAAATGAAATTAAAAGCGACGAATGCTGACTCCAACGAAACCAGTCCGAGTGGATCTGCCCTTTTGTCGAAACCGAGAAGTAGCATCTATGCGACTGGAGCTACTAATTTCGTGGAAATGGACTGTATTTCTTCTAGTATCGGTAGTAGTGAGAACAACGCCCACAATAACCTGCAACCCTACTTAGCCATTAACTTTATCATCGCTTACCAAGGAATCGATCCACGCAGCTAG
- a CDS encoding MOSC domain-containing protein: MTSIQLSGLYIYPIKSAGGIALSTAQVSDRGLHYDRRWMLVDAKGKFLTQRQFPRMALIQVRLGENELVVEAPNQPSLSIPLDYDSDYRLPVQVWNDICQAMPLDKQISQWFSKFLDIPCQLVYMPEDSIRPINPNYANPSESVSFADGFPFLLISEASLQDLNQRLEQPVPMNRFRPNLVVSGCEAYAEDSWRQIRIGAIPFRVVKPCSRCTITTVDQSQGIRGKEPLATLANYRLRNGKIFFGQNVIQEQLGTLRVGDEVEINSDCYVPSPR, translated from the coding sequence ATGACTTCTATTCAGTTGAGTGGACTCTATATCTACCCGATTAAGTCAGCAGGTGGGATCGCACTCTCTACGGCTCAGGTGAGCGATCGCGGTTTACACTATGACCGACGCTGGATGCTCGTGGATGCAAAGGGTAAGTTTCTCACCCAGCGTCAATTTCCCCGTATGGCATTGATTCAAGTGCGGTTGGGGGAGAACGAGTTAGTCGTAGAAGCACCCAACCAGCCCAGCTTATCCATTCCCCTAGACTATGACAGTGACTATCGCCTCCCGGTGCAAGTCTGGAATGATATCTGTCAAGCTATGCCATTGGATAAACAGATCAGTCAGTGGTTTAGCAAATTTCTCGACATTCCCTGTCAGTTAGTCTATATGCCAGAGGACTCCATCCGCCCGATTAATCCAAATTATGCTAATCCCAGCGAATCGGTCAGTTTTGCCGATGGATTCCCCTTTTTACTCATTTCTGAAGCCTCGTTGCAAGACTTAAACCAACGGTTAGAACAACCTGTTCCCATGAATCGATTCCGCCCCAATTTAGTCGTTTCTGGCTGTGAAGCCTATGCCGAAGACAGTTGGCGTCAAATTCGCATCGGTGCAATTCCCTTTCGCGTGGTTAAACCTTGTTCTCGATGTACGATTACCACGGTGGATCAATCTCAGGGTATACGAGGCAAAGAACCCTTAGCGACACTGGCAAACTATCGGCTGCGGAATGGGAAAATCTTTTTTGGGCAGAACGTGATTCAAGAACAGTTGGGAACACTGCGGGTAGGGGATGAGGTGGAAATTAACAGTGACTGCTATGTCCCCTCTCCACGGTGA
- the groL gene encoding chaperonin GroEL (60 kDa chaperone family; promotes refolding of misfolded polypeptides especially under stressful conditions; forms two stacked rings of heptamers to form a barrel-shaped 14mer; ends can be capped by GroES; misfolded proteins enter the barrel where they are refolded when GroES binds) — protein sequence MAKIVSFNEESRRALERGVNALADAVRITLGPKGRNVLLEKSFGAPQIVNDGITVAQDIELEDPLENTGARLIREVASKTKEIAGDGTTTATVLAQEMIRQGLKNVAAGANPVAVRRGIEKTINHLVKEIESMAQPVVGDAIAQVATVSAGNDEEVGQMIAQAMDKVTKDGVITVEESKSLSTELEVVEGMQIDRGYLSPYFVSDQERMTVEFEDSYILITDKKINNIQELVSILEKVARASKPLLIIAEDVEGEALATLVVNKARGVLNVAAVKAPGFGDRRKQMLQDIAVLTGGQLISEEIGLSLDSASTEMMGTARKITIDKDSTTIVASGETKPEVEKRIAQIRKQLEETDSDYDKEKLQERIAKLAGGVAVIKVGAATETELKDRKLRIEDALNATKAAIDEGIVPGGATTLIRLISKVDGIKANLDAEEQIGADIVAKTLEAPLRQMADNAGVEGAVIVEKVRESQGNIGYNAATGKLEDLIAAGILDPAKVVRSALQNAGSIAGMVLTTEALVVEKPEPKSAAPDMGGMGGMGGMGGMGGMGGMGGMGMM from the coding sequence ATGGCAAAAATCGTTTCGTTTAACGAAGAATCACGGCGAGCCTTAGAACGGGGAGTCAATGCTCTGGCAGATGCAGTCCGGATTACCCTTGGACCCAAAGGGCGGAATGTGCTGCTAGAGAAGTCCTTTGGCGCTCCCCAGATTGTTAATGATGGTATCACCGTCGCCCAAGATATTGAACTAGAAGACCCCTTAGAGAATACGGGGGCGCGACTGATTCGAGAAGTCGCATCCAAGACTAAAGAAATTGCTGGAGATGGTACTACAACCGCTACCGTTCTGGCACAGGAGATGATTCGACAAGGACTCAAAAACGTTGCGGCTGGTGCTAATCCAGTGGCGGTACGTCGAGGGATTGAGAAAACCATAAATCATCTGGTTAAAGAAATTGAGTCAATGGCTCAACCCGTCGTTGGCGATGCGATCGCACAAGTCGCCACTGTCTCCGCCGGAAACGACGAGGAAGTCGGGCAAATGATTGCCCAGGCGATGGACAAGGTAACCAAGGATGGAGTAATTACCGTAGAAGAGTCAAAATCGCTTTCCACCGAACTGGAAGTTGTGGAAGGGATGCAAATTGACCGGGGTTACCTCTCCCCCTACTTTGTCAGCGATCAGGAACGGATGACCGTGGAATTTGAAGATTCCTATATCCTGATTACTGATAAAAAAATTAATAACATCCAAGAATTAGTTTCCATCCTGGAAAAAGTTGCCCGTGCCAGCAAACCCCTACTGATTATTGCTGAAGATGTAGAAGGGGAAGCCTTAGCCACCTTGGTGGTAAACAAAGCACGGGGAGTTCTCAACGTCGCCGCCGTCAAAGCGCCAGGATTTGGCGATCGCCGCAAGCAGATGCTGCAAGATATTGCGGTTCTGACTGGGGGTCAGCTAATTTCCGAAGAAATCGGTCTCAGCTTAGATAGCGCTTCTACTGAGATGATGGGAACGGCACGGAAAATCACAATTGACAAAGACTCAACCACGATTGTCGCCAGTGGTGAAACCAAGCCAGAAGTGGAGAAGCGCATTGCCCAAATCCGCAAACAGCTTGAGGAAACCGATTCTGACTACGATAAAGAGAAACTGCAAGAGCGGATTGCTAAACTTGCTGGTGGTGTAGCGGTAATTAAAGTCGGTGCAGCCACAGAAACGGAACTCAAAGATCGCAAGCTGCGGATTGAAGATGCCCTGAATGCCACCAAAGCCGCGATCGATGAAGGGATTGTTCCTGGCGGTGCAACCACGCTGATTCGCTTAATTTCCAAAGTTGATGGCATCAAAGCTAACCTGGATGCTGAAGAGCAAATCGGTGCGGATATTGTTGCCAAAACCTTAGAAGCCCCGCTGCGTCAGATGGCGGATAATGCTGGGGTTGAAGGTGCGGTGATTGTCGAGAAAGTACGAGAGAGCCAAGGCAATATCGGTTACAATGCCGCGACAGGTAAGCTGGAAGACTTAATTGCTGCTGGTATTCTCGATCCCGCTAAGGTTGTGCGTTCAGCACTTCAGAATGCAGGTTCCATTGCCGGGATGGTTCTAACCACCGAAGCCCTGGTTGTCGAGAAACCTGAGCCGAAATCCGCTGCGCCTGACATGGGCGGCATGGGCGGCATGGGCGGCATGGGTGGCATGGGCGGCATGGGTGGCATGGGCGGCATGGGCATGATGTAG
- a CDS encoding MAPEG family protein has translation VFRVQQNTSEQLLLFLPSLWLFSLFVSPIWGAGIGAVWVIGRIIYAWGYYTAAEKRGIGFGINSLSLLVLLIGALVGIIKLFINTPFGV, from the coding sequence GTGTTTCGCGTGCAACAAAATACGTCAGAACAATTGCTCCTCTTTTTACCCAGTTTATGGTTATTCTCTCTGTTTGTTAGTCCAATTTGGGGCGCGGGAATTGGTGCAGTTTGGGTGATTGGGCGAATTATTTATGCCTGGGGTTACTATACAGCAGCGGAAAAACGTGGTATTGGTTTTGGAATTAATTCTTTATCTCTTCTCGTCCTGCTAATCGGTGCTTTAGTGGGAATTATTAAATTGTTCATCAATACCCCTTTTGGAGTGTAA
- a CDS encoding DUF433 domain-containing protein, with product MKTAARVIHSDPDILGGTPVFVGTRVPFETLLDYLEAGDPLDEFLDHFPSVRREQAIAALELAKEMLIAYANPA from the coding sequence ATGAAAACCGCAGCGCGTGTTATTCATAGCGACCCTGACATCCTGGGAGGAACCCCTGTTTTTGTTGGAACTCGTGTACCTTTTGAAACGTTGCTCGATTATCTCGAAGCTGGCGATCCACTCGATGAATTCTTAGATCATTTTCCCAGTGTTCGGCGTGAGCAAGCGATCGCAGCTCTTGAATTGGCAAAGGAAATGCTGATAGCTTATGCGAATCCTGCTTGA
- a CDS encoding CHAT domain-containing protein has translation MRYSPKVKPLQQDEAWVMFPILRQLIKRQISRIYVFLAVLTFCVTTLTHLLATQATLPPTAQPSISPQTLVQQGKTHYDAGQYTDAINLLQQAADAFQSQGDRLRQAMTLTNLALAYQQLGQWQDAQDTITTSLQLLDNAQTPDTWTLQGAAFNVQGQLYLAQGNLEAALDSFTTAVNSYTQTEDEVGLLHSQINQAQALQLAGMYRRALDSLQQIEPRLQQQPDSALKAIGLRRLGNVLRLVGTMDDAKKRLTQSLQVAQVIQSPEQISAAFLGLGNTARSQGQIEAALNYYQQAADPVSGDSSTRIQAQLNQLSLIVATPSLSADPAFIQSLQNQISQLPASRTAIEARINLAGSLMTLQSQDYAKTSDIAQSLAVAVEQAKQLEDNRSQSLALGQLGAIYEQTQQWKEAQALTEQALVIAQSINAPDIAYNWQWQLGRLLKAQGKRDGAIAAYNAAVNSLESLRRDLVSINSQVQFSFRDRVEPIYRELVRLLLSSPTDNPDQNDLAQARDVIESLQQAELVNFFREDCLNANRIVIDEVDQNAAVIYPIVLGDRLDVVVSLPDAPLRHFGTRLQGKDSNLFSQLRTAISPLSVEPNRGQLITIPESLQNIFRAQIVLMGGNPRATSEEYLPLAQQLYDWLIRPIESDLAASGTKTLVFVLDSPLLNLPMAVLHDGNQFLIEKYAIAYTPGLQLLDPKPLTRGDISAFTGGLSESRQGLPALPFVETELQQIKAQVSGQLLLNQDFTTTAIEQAIDSVPFPVVHLATHGQFSSKLEDTFILTWDNRLNINQLNTLLQTRAGGDRQPIELLVLSACQTATGDKRAALGLAGVAVRAGARSTLATLWFVNDAATADLMIRFYQELTDKTLTKAEALRRVQVSLLKEKKYQNPVYWAPFVLVGNWL, from the coding sequence TTGAGATATAGTCCGAAAGTCAAACCCTTGCAACAGGATGAGGCGTGGGTGATGTTCCCAATCCTTCGACAACTGATTAAACGCCAAATTAGCCGCATTTACGTTTTCCTGGCTGTCTTAACCTTCTGTGTCACAACCCTGACTCACCTCCTGGCTACTCAAGCGACTCTTCCCCCAACCGCACAACCTTCGATTTCGCCGCAAACTCTCGTGCAACAGGGGAAAACCCACTACGACGCCGGACAGTACACAGACGCCATTAATCTGTTACAACAAGCTGCCGATGCTTTCCAATCACAGGGAGATAGATTACGGCAAGCCATGACATTGACCAATTTAGCCTTAGCCTATCAACAATTAGGACAGTGGCAAGATGCCCAGGATACGATTACCACTAGCTTACAACTTCTCGACAATGCCCAAACCCCTGACACCTGGACATTACAAGGGGCGGCGTTTAATGTTCAAGGACAATTGTATTTGGCACAAGGAAATCTAGAAGCCGCCCTAGATAGTTTTACCACGGCGGTCAATAGCTATACTCAAACCGAGGATGAAGTCGGTTTGCTGCACAGTCAAATTAATCAAGCTCAAGCCTTACAATTGGCAGGGATGTATCGCCGCGCCCTAGATAGTTTGCAACAAATTGAACCTCGATTACAACAACAACCCGATTCGGCGCTAAAGGCGATTGGTTTGAGACGGTTAGGAAATGTACTGCGCTTAGTCGGGACAATGGATGATGCCAAAAAACGATTAACCCAAAGTTTACAAGTGGCGCAAGTGATTCAATCTCCCGAACAGATTAGTGCTGCCTTTCTGGGATTAGGAAATACGGCGCGATCGCAAGGACAAATCGAAGCCGCGCTCAATTATTATCAACAAGCCGCTGATCCGGTTTCAGGTGACTCCTCAACTCGGATTCAAGCGCAACTCAATCAACTCAGTCTCATCGTTGCAACACCAAGCCTCTCTGCTGATCCAGCATTTATTCAATCGTTGCAAAATCAAATTAGTCAACTCCCGGCGTCTCGTACTGCAATAGAAGCACGAATTAATTTAGCGGGTTCGCTGATGACACTTCAATCTCAGGATTATGCTAAAACCTCAGATATTGCCCAGTCTTTGGCGGTAGCCGTGGAACAAGCGAAACAGCTTGAAGACAACCGCAGTCAATCTCTCGCTTTGGGGCAATTAGGGGCGATTTATGAACAAACGCAACAATGGAAAGAAGCGCAAGCCTTAACCGAACAAGCGTTAGTAATTGCCCAGTCGATTAACGCCCCCGATATTGCCTATAATTGGCAGTGGCAATTAGGACGACTGCTGAAAGCACAGGGAAAACGAGACGGTGCGATCGCGGCGTATAATGCAGCAGTAAATAGCCTAGAATCCTTACGTCGGGATTTGGTGAGTATTAATTCTCAGGTGCAATTCTCGTTTCGCGATCGCGTAGAACCAATTTATCGGGAATTGGTGCGGTTATTATTATCCTCACCCACCGATAATCCGGATCAAAACGATTTAGCCCAAGCCCGCGATGTGATCGAATCGCTGCAACAAGCCGAATTAGTCAATTTCTTCCGGGAAGATTGCTTAAATGCGAACCGGATTGTGATTGACGAAGTGGATCAAAATGCGGCGGTAATTTACCCAATTGTATTAGGCGATCGCTTGGATGTGGTAGTATCCTTACCCGATGCGCCCCTGCGTCATTTCGGGACAAGATTGCAAGGGAAAGACTCCAATCTATTTAGCCAACTGCGAACCGCAATTTCTCCCCTAAGTGTAGAACCCAATCGCGGACAGCTAATTACTATCCCTGAATCCTTGCAAAACATTTTTCGGGCGCAAATTGTGTTGATGGGGGGAAATCCTAGGGCGACATCTGAGGAATACTTACCCCTAGCCCAACAGCTTTATGATTGGTTAATTCGCCCGATTGAGTCAGACTTAGCCGCCAGTGGTACTAAAACCCTCGTTTTTGTCTTGGATAGCCCCCTGCTAAATCTACCCATGGCGGTTCTGCATGATGGGAACCAATTTCTGATTGAAAAGTATGCGATCGCCTATACGCCGGGACTGCAACTTTTAGACCCCAAACCCTTGACAAGAGGTGACATTTCTGCATTCACAGGCGGACTTTCCGAATCGCGCCAAGGTTTACCTGCCTTACCCTTTGTGGAAACCGAATTGCAGCAAATCAAAGCTCAAGTTTCCGGTCAACTGCTACTGAATCAAGACTTTACCACAACCGCCATTGAACAGGCAATTGATTCCGTACCCTTTCCTGTGGTTCACCTCGCTACCCATGGTCAGTTTAGTTCAAAACTGGAAGATACCTTTATTCTCACCTGGGATAATCGCCTCAACATCAATCAACTTAACACATTATTACAAACCCGAGCCGGAGGCGATCGCCAACCCATTGAATTATTGGTACTCAGTGCTTGCCAAACTGCAACAGGAGATAAACGGGCGGCGTTAGGATTAGCAGGTGTAGCGGTAAGGGCGGGGGCGCGTAGTACCTTGGCGACGTTATGGTTTGTTAATGATGCGGCTACGGCTGATTTAATGATTCGTTTTTATCAAGAATTAACCGACAAAACGTTGACGAAAGCCGAAGCCCTGCGCCGCGTTCAAGTTTCTTTATTAAAGGAAAAAAAGTATCAGAATCCGGTATACTGGGCACCGTTTGTATTAGTGGGTAATTGGTTATAG
- a CDS encoding Mo-dependent nitrogenase C-terminal domain-containing protein — MTTVTQSPYTEDQISAWLRGLCTVAWADGHFDPEEKEIVSQLTHELLVVDKDPQSVEQTISAEELAAALGHNKHTAENFIRTAVMVAMADGIYSVKEADVLQEFCEALGLQIEALNALRHTLYDGEGTDISDVVHHDAQQPGTSPHPHSDILHPVRKWLDGMEVHDPRVARFVCNIIPSQCPFERDVNLFGRKVAHIPAMCKINPLYDQLVGLRFRALSYLADERGEDVSKYF; from the coding sequence ATGACGACTGTCACTCAATCTCCCTACACCGAAGACCAAATTTCCGCTTGGCTGCGTGGCTTATGTACCGTGGCTTGGGCTGATGGTCACTTTGATCCCGAAGAAAAAGAGATCGTTTCTCAACTGACTCATGAACTCCTAGTGGTGGATAAAGATCCCCAGTCGGTTGAACAAACTATTTCTGCTGAAGAACTGGCTGCGGCGTTAGGTCACAACAAGCATACTGCCGAGAATTTTATCAGAACGGCTGTCATGGTGGCGATGGCAGATGGTATCTACTCGGTGAAGGAAGCAGATGTTCTGCAAGAATTCTGCGAAGCGCTGGGACTGCAAATCGAGGCATTGAATGCCCTGCGGCATACCCTTTACGATGGTGAAGGAACGGATATCTCAGATGTTGTCCACCACGACGCCCAGCAACCAGGAACCTCTCCCCATCCCCATTCGGATATTCTGCATCCTGTACGTAAATGGCTGGACGGGATGGAAGTTCATGACCCACGAGTTGCCCGATTTGTTTGTAATATTATCCCCTCTCAATGTCCGTTTGAACGAGATGTTAACCTATTCGGTCGCAAAGTCGCCCACATTCCGGCAATGTGTAAGATCAATCCCCTCTATGATCAGTTAGTCGGCTTGCGCTTCCGGGCATTATCCTATCTGGCAGATGAACGGGGCGAAGATGTCTCGAAATATTTTTAG
- a CDS encoding PEP-CTERM sorting domain-containing protein, translating into MTHSKVIGKLSLTTALATLIAVLSSPAAQAIVIDFEDNAIEPNNNEDVLSSITSQDFLFEPTLPGETQYALANNVFEAHNDSTYFVIRNLVDNDTLEPFINPVIMSQVNETPFSLLSLDLAEWGVPQDQATRVEVTGFLAGGGSITKLISFDGVTDGSGPLEDFQTVTFNQQWSNLSSVEFKGIDAPVSDDPSEEPGFQVNSFAVDNIEVGEAFEEPHTEVPEPASILGIFALGAVGFGSRLTKKITQR; encoded by the coding sequence ATGACTCATTCAAAGGTCATTGGCAAATTATCACTAACGACAGCTCTGGCTACGTTAATTGCCGTATTAAGCAGTCCAGCCGCCCAAGCAATTGTTATTGATTTTGAAGATAATGCGATTGAACCTAATAATAATGAAGATGTTTTATCCTCGATAACGTCGCAAGATTTTTTATTTGAGCCAACTCTCCCTGGTGAAACGCAGTATGCATTAGCGAATAATGTATTTGAGGCACACAATGACAGCACCTATTTTGTAATCCGGAATTTAGTAGACAACGACACATTGGAGCCGTTCATCAATCCTGTCATCATGTCTCAAGTTAACGAAACTCCATTTTCGTTACTCAGTTTGGACTTGGCAGAATGGGGAGTACCCCAGGATCAAGCCACAAGGGTTGAAGTAACTGGCTTTTTAGCGGGAGGCGGTTCAATCACCAAACTAATCTCCTTTGATGGTGTGACTGATGGGAGTGGACCTCTAGAGGATTTTCAAACCGTAACCTTTAACCAGCAGTGGAGTAACTTGAGTAGCGTTGAGTTTAAAGGGATAGATGCACCTGTTTCTGATGATCCCAGCGAAGAACCTGGTTTTCAGGTTAATAGCTTTGCTGTTGACAACATTGAGGTAGGAGAAGCGTTTGAGGAACCCCACACAGAAGTTCCCGAACCTGCTTCAATCCTAGGTATCTTTGCACTGGGGGCAGTGGGATTTGGTTCGAGATTGACGAAAAAAATAACTCAGCGTTAA
- the obgE gene encoding GTPase ObgE translates to MQFIDQAEIEVEAGKGGDGIVAFRREKYVPAGGPAGGNGGRGGDVILVAAEHLQTLLDFKYAHRFQADNGGRGGPNNRTGANGRDRTIQVPCGTVIYDADTQEIIGDLVQPGQTFCAAKGGKGGLGNKHFLSNRNRAPDYALPGLPGEYRRLRLELKLLAEVGIIGLPNAGKSTLIAALSAARPKIADYPFTTLVPNLGVVRKPTGDGTVFADIPGLIEGAHLGTGLGYDFLRHIERTRLLLHLIDATADDPIGDYQTIQAELQAYGRGLSERPQILALNKIDAIASEAVELLATELNHLTHVPVFQISAVTQTGLESLLQTVWQSLDQLKDVEVKTVTKV, encoded by the coding sequence ATGCAATTTATTGATCAAGCGGAAATTGAAGTAGAAGCGGGGAAGGGCGGCGACGGGATTGTCGCCTTCCGGCGGGAGAAGTATGTACCTGCGGGAGGACCGGCGGGTGGGAATGGGGGACGTGGGGGAGATGTGATTTTGGTGGCGGCTGAACACCTGCAAACCTTACTGGATTTCAAATATGCCCATCGTTTCCAAGCCGACAATGGGGGACGCGGGGGACCGAATAATCGAACGGGTGCTAATGGGCGCGATCGCACAATTCAAGTTCCCTGCGGTACAGTTATCTATGATGCAGATACCCAGGAAATTATCGGGGATTTAGTCCAACCGGGACAAACCTTTTGCGCGGCTAAGGGAGGTAAGGGAGGATTAGGGAACAAGCATTTTTTGAGCAATCGCAATCGCGCTCCTGATTATGCCTTACCTGGACTCCCTGGAGAGTATCGCCGCTTGCGTTTGGAGTTGAAACTATTGGCAGAAGTGGGCATTATTGGTTTGCCCAATGCGGGTAAGTCTACCCTCATTGCTGCCCTTTCTGCGGCACGCCCCAAAATTGCCGATTATCCGTTTACAACCTTAGTACCCAATTTAGGTGTGGTTCGCAAACCTACAGGTGATGGTACAGTGTTTGCCGATATTCCGGGATTAATTGAAGGGGCGCATCTGGGAACCGGGTTAGGGTATGACTTTCTCCGCCATATCGAACGCACGCGCTTACTACTGCACCTGATTGACGCTACGGCTGATGATCCCATTGGCGATTATCAAACCATTCAAGCCGAGTTACAGGCGTATGGACGAGGGTTGTCAGAACGTCCTCAAATTCTGGCATTAAATAAGATAGATGCTATTGCTTCAGAGGCGGTAGAACTGCTGGCGACTGAACTCAATCACTTAACCCATGTACCCGTGTTCCAAATTTCAGCCGTGACTCAGACAGGGTTAGAGTCGCTATTGCAAACCGTTTGGCAGTCTTTGGATCAGTTAAAAGATGTAGAGGTGAAAACGGTTACCAAGGTTTGA